From Topomyia yanbarensis strain Yona2022 chromosome 1, ASM3024719v1, whole genome shotgun sequence, one genomic window encodes:
- the LOC131676638 gene encoding delta(3,5)-Delta(2,4)-dienoyl-CoA isomerase, mitochondrial isoform X2 — protein sequence MTLHFRCTMNSYITVLQKSARMIAQSAATKNNIARTLCSAPAGYNFETLKLTTPQPFVVHVELNRPDRLNAFNKRMWIELGECFSQLHNDPDCRTIVLSGGSAKHFTAGIDLLDMMQLGQQLGDIDDTGRKARLFEGLISLYQNSISSLERCYKPVIATVHAACVGAGVDLITAADIRLCTKDAWFQVKEVDIGMAADVGTLQRLPKVIGSQSLARELCFTARKFQSAEALSCGLVSAVYQSREEMVEKAIQLATEIAQKSPIAVQGTKKNMVYSLDHTNQEGLDQIREMNMSNLQSEDFINAVMAQQSKGDKPTFSKL from the exons ATGACATTACATTTTAG GTGCACCATGAATAGCTACATTACGGTACTTCAGAAATCAGCCAGAATGATCG ccCAATCTGCTGCAACTAAGAATAATATAG CTCGCACGCTCTGTTCGGCACCGGCTGGCTACAATTTCGAAACGCTCAAACTGACCACTCCTCAGCCGTTCGTCGTCCACGTAGAGTTAAACCGTCCGGATCGCCTGAATGCGTTCAACAAGCGCATGTGGATTGAGCTGGGTGAATGTTTTAGCCAGTTACACAACGATCCAGACTGCCGAACGATTGTCCTGTCGGGTGGAAGTGCAAAACACTTTACTGCCGGAATCGATTTGCTGGATATGATGCAATTGGGTCAACAGCTGGGCGATATCGACGACACTGGTCGCAAGGCACGACTCTTCGAGGGACTGATCAGTTTGTACCAGAATTCGATAAGCTCACTGGAACGATGCTACAAGCCGGTTATTGCCACCGTTCACGCTGCATGTGTCGGCGCCGGGGTGGATCTGATTACGGCTGCGGACATTCGACTCTGCACTAAGGATGCCTGGTTCCAAGTAAAGGAAGTCGATATCGGAATGGCTGCGGATGTCGGTACACTGCAACGGCTGCCGAAGGTGATCGGAAGCCAAAGTTTAGCTCGGGAATTGTGCTTTACAGCACGGAAGTTTCAAAGCGCGGAAGCATTGAGTTGTGGCCTTGTTTCCGCCGTGTACCAATCACGCGAAGAAATGGTCGAAAAGGCTATCCAGTTGGCGACAGAAATTGCTCAGAAGAGTCCCATTGCTGTTCAAGGAACTAAAAAGAACATGGTTTATTCGTTGGATCACACTAACCAGGAAGGGTTGGATCAAATCCGAGAGATGAACATGTCGAATCTGCAAAGTGAGGACTTCATTAATGCAGTTATGGCACAGCAGAGTAAAGGTGACAAACCGACGTTTTCCAAACTGTAA
- the LOC131676638 gene encoding delta(3,5)-Delta(2,4)-dienoyl-CoA isomerase, mitochondrial isoform X4 yields the protein MNSYITVLQKSARMIAQSAATKNNIARTLCSAPAGYNFETLKLTTPQPFVVHVELNRPDRLNAFNKRMWIELGECFSQLHNDPDCRTIVLSGGSAKHFTAGIDLLDMMQLGQQLGDIDDTGRKARLFEGLISLYQNSISSLERCYKPVIATVHAACVGAGVDLITAADIRLCTKDAWFQVKEVDIGMAADVGTLQRLPKVIGSQSLARELCFTARKFQSAEALSCGLVSAVYQSREEMVEKAIQLATEIAQKSPIAVQGTKKNMVYSLDHTNQEGLDQIREMNMSNLQSEDFINAVMAQQSKGDKPTFSKL from the exons ATGAATAGCTACATTACGGTACTTCAGAAATCAGCCAGAATGATCG ccCAATCTGCTGCAACTAAGAATAATATAG CTCGCACGCTCTGTTCGGCACCGGCTGGCTACAATTTCGAAACGCTCAAACTGACCACTCCTCAGCCGTTCGTCGTCCACGTAGAGTTAAACCGTCCGGATCGCCTGAATGCGTTCAACAAGCGCATGTGGATTGAGCTGGGTGAATGTTTTAGCCAGTTACACAACGATCCAGACTGCCGAACGATTGTCCTGTCGGGTGGAAGTGCAAAACACTTTACTGCCGGAATCGATTTGCTGGATATGATGCAATTGGGTCAACAGCTGGGCGATATCGACGACACTGGTCGCAAGGCACGACTCTTCGAGGGACTGATCAGTTTGTACCAGAATTCGATAAGCTCACTGGAACGATGCTACAAGCCGGTTATTGCCACCGTTCACGCTGCATGTGTCGGCGCCGGGGTGGATCTGATTACGGCTGCGGACATTCGACTCTGCACTAAGGATGCCTGGTTCCAAGTAAAGGAAGTCGATATCGGAATGGCTGCGGATGTCGGTACACTGCAACGGCTGCCGAAGGTGATCGGAAGCCAAAGTTTAGCTCGGGAATTGTGCTTTACAGCACGGAAGTTTCAAAGCGCGGAAGCATTGAGTTGTGGCCTTGTTTCCGCCGTGTACCAATCACGCGAAGAAATGGTCGAAAAGGCTATCCAGTTGGCGACAGAAATTGCTCAGAAGAGTCCCATTGCTGTTCAAGGAACTAAAAAGAACATGGTTTATTCGTTGGATCACACTAACCAGGAAGGGTTGGATCAAATCCGAGAGATGAACATGTCGAATCTGCAAAGTGAGGACTTCATTAATGCAGTTATGGCACAGCAGAGTAAAGGTGACAAACCGACGTTTTCCAAACTGTAA
- the LOC131676638 gene encoding delta(3,5)-Delta(2,4)-dienoyl-CoA isomerase, mitochondrial isoform X1 codes for MTLHFRCTMNSYITVLQKSARMIAQSAATKNNIAARTLCSAPAGYNFETLKLTTPQPFVVHVELNRPDRLNAFNKRMWIELGECFSQLHNDPDCRTIVLSGGSAKHFTAGIDLLDMMQLGQQLGDIDDTGRKARLFEGLISLYQNSISSLERCYKPVIATVHAACVGAGVDLITAADIRLCTKDAWFQVKEVDIGMAADVGTLQRLPKVIGSQSLARELCFTARKFQSAEALSCGLVSAVYQSREEMVEKAIQLATEIAQKSPIAVQGTKKNMVYSLDHTNQEGLDQIREMNMSNLQSEDFINAVMAQQSKGDKPTFSKL; via the exons ATGACATTACATTTTAG GTGCACCATGAATAGCTACATTACGGTACTTCAGAAATCAGCCAGAATGATCG ccCAATCTGCTGCAACTAAGAATAATATAG CAGCTCGCACGCTCTGTTCGGCACCGGCTGGCTACAATTTCGAAACGCTCAAACTGACCACTCCTCAGCCGTTCGTCGTCCACGTAGAGTTAAACCGTCCGGATCGCCTGAATGCGTTCAACAAGCGCATGTGGATTGAGCTGGGTGAATGTTTTAGCCAGTTACACAACGATCCAGACTGCCGAACGATTGTCCTGTCGGGTGGAAGTGCAAAACACTTTACTGCCGGAATCGATTTGCTGGATATGATGCAATTGGGTCAACAGCTGGGCGATATCGACGACACTGGTCGCAAGGCACGACTCTTCGAGGGACTGATCAGTTTGTACCAGAATTCGATAAGCTCACTGGAACGATGCTACAAGCCGGTTATTGCCACCGTTCACGCTGCATGTGTCGGCGCCGGGGTGGATCTGATTACGGCTGCGGACATTCGACTCTGCACTAAGGATGCCTGGTTCCAAGTAAAGGAAGTCGATATCGGAATGGCTGCGGATGTCGGTACACTGCAACGGCTGCCGAAGGTGATCGGAAGCCAAAGTTTAGCTCGGGAATTGTGCTTTACAGCACGGAAGTTTCAAAGCGCGGAAGCATTGAGTTGTGGCCTTGTTTCCGCCGTGTACCAATCACGCGAAGAAATGGTCGAAAAGGCTATCCAGTTGGCGACAGAAATTGCTCAGAAGAGTCCCATTGCTGTTCAAGGAACTAAAAAGAACATGGTTTATTCGTTGGATCACACTAACCAGGAAGGGTTGGATCAAATCCGAGAGATGAACATGTCGAATCTGCAAAGTGAGGACTTCATTAATGCAGTTATGGCACAGCAGAGTAAAGGTGACAAACCGACGTTTTCCAAACTGTAA
- the LOC131676638 gene encoding delta(3,5)-Delta(2,4)-dienoyl-CoA isomerase, mitochondrial isoform X3: MNSYITVLQKSARMIAQSAATKNNIAARTLCSAPAGYNFETLKLTTPQPFVVHVELNRPDRLNAFNKRMWIELGECFSQLHNDPDCRTIVLSGGSAKHFTAGIDLLDMMQLGQQLGDIDDTGRKARLFEGLISLYQNSISSLERCYKPVIATVHAACVGAGVDLITAADIRLCTKDAWFQVKEVDIGMAADVGTLQRLPKVIGSQSLARELCFTARKFQSAEALSCGLVSAVYQSREEMVEKAIQLATEIAQKSPIAVQGTKKNMVYSLDHTNQEGLDQIREMNMSNLQSEDFINAVMAQQSKGDKPTFSKL, encoded by the exons ATGAATAGCTACATTACGGTACTTCAGAAATCAGCCAGAATGATCG ccCAATCTGCTGCAACTAAGAATAATATAG CAGCTCGCACGCTCTGTTCGGCACCGGCTGGCTACAATTTCGAAACGCTCAAACTGACCACTCCTCAGCCGTTCGTCGTCCACGTAGAGTTAAACCGTCCGGATCGCCTGAATGCGTTCAACAAGCGCATGTGGATTGAGCTGGGTGAATGTTTTAGCCAGTTACACAACGATCCAGACTGCCGAACGATTGTCCTGTCGGGTGGAAGTGCAAAACACTTTACTGCCGGAATCGATTTGCTGGATATGATGCAATTGGGTCAACAGCTGGGCGATATCGACGACACTGGTCGCAAGGCACGACTCTTCGAGGGACTGATCAGTTTGTACCAGAATTCGATAAGCTCACTGGAACGATGCTACAAGCCGGTTATTGCCACCGTTCACGCTGCATGTGTCGGCGCCGGGGTGGATCTGATTACGGCTGCGGACATTCGACTCTGCACTAAGGATGCCTGGTTCCAAGTAAAGGAAGTCGATATCGGAATGGCTGCGGATGTCGGTACACTGCAACGGCTGCCGAAGGTGATCGGAAGCCAAAGTTTAGCTCGGGAATTGTGCTTTACAGCACGGAAGTTTCAAAGCGCGGAAGCATTGAGTTGTGGCCTTGTTTCCGCCGTGTACCAATCACGCGAAGAAATGGTCGAAAAGGCTATCCAGTTGGCGACAGAAATTGCTCAGAAGAGTCCCATTGCTGTTCAAGGAACTAAAAAGAACATGGTTTATTCGTTGGATCACACTAACCAGGAAGGGTTGGATCAAATCCGAGAGATGAACATGTCGAATCTGCAAAGTGAGGACTTCATTAATGCAGTTATGGCACAGCAGAGTAAAGGTGACAAACCGACGTTTTCCAAACTGTAA